A region of Labeo rohita strain BAU-BD-2019 chromosome 2, IGBB_LRoh.1.0, whole genome shotgun sequence DNA encodes the following proteins:
- the gpsm2 gene encoding G-protein-signaling modulator 2 isoform X2: MPFTCSVFFDCVRRKGTRMEASCLDLALEGERLCKVGDYSAGVSFFEAAMQVGTEDLQVLSAIYSQLGNAYFHLHDYSKALEFHHHDLTLTRTTGDRLGEAKASGNLGNTLKVLGRFDEAVVCCQRHLDIARELGDKVGQARALYNFGNVYHAKGKSVCWSGAEPGDFPEEVMIALRKAAEYYEANLCIVKELRDRAAQGRTYGNLGNTYYLLGNFRDAVASHEQRLLIAKEFGDRSAERRAYCNLGNACIFLGEFERAAEHYRKALQLARQLKDLAVEAQACYSLGNTYTLLQDYERAIDYHLKHLIIAQDLNDRIGEGRACWSLGNAHTALGNHDQAMHFAEKHLEIAKETGDRSGELTARMNVSDLQMVLGLSYSTNNSVLSENKEIDYNLHGARPRMSRRHSMENLELMKLTPDKINANGQKWTSDILFKQSKSSLAKSSSKLSFVNRFRGKKHKLQSSSSKILQDTSNTREAPPNKHGSSDMFGDEGFFDLLSRFQSNRMDDQRCAIQDGRSHLSVNSSSASRPTTPPTTIRKSFSESAASPGQEPFLRLLASAQGRRLDEQRAGTGNSLPGLRTLSEHSGTSSRQMILSQVMASTDATEPDDQFFDMLVKCQGSRLDDQRCAPPPPSSRGPTVPDEDFFSLIMRSQAKRMDEQRVTLPSCR, encoded by the exons ATGCCTTTCACATGTTCAGTTTTCTTTGATTGTGTCAGACGTAAAGGCACCAG GATGGAGGCATCCTGTTTGGACCTGGCTCTGGAGGGGGAGCGTCTGTGTAAGGTGGGGGATTACAGTGCCGGCGTTTCTTTCTTCGAGGCCGCTATGCAGGTTGGCACAGAAGATCTACAGGTTCTGAGTGCCATCTACAGTCAACTGGGCAATGCCTACTTTCACTTGCACGACTACAGCAAAGCTCTGGAGTTCCACCACCATGATCTTACACTAACTAG AACCACCGGGGATCGGCTTGGTGAGGCCAAAGCCAGCGGTAACCTGGGGAACACATTAAAGGTTTTGGGACGCTTTGATGAAGCGGTGGTCTGCTGCCAGAGACATTTAGATATTGCCAGGGAACTGGGCGACAAG GTGGGACAGGCCAGAGCACTTTATAATTTTGGAAACGTGTACCACGCCAAAGGGAAGAGTGTCTGCTGGAGTGGAGCAGAACCTGGAGACTTTCCTGAGGAGGTCATGATAGCACTTAGAAAAGCCGCTGAGTACTACGA GGCGAACCTTTGTATTGTGAAGGAGCTCAGAGACAGAGCAGCACAGGGCAGAACTTACGGAAACCTGGGTAACACATACTACCTTCTAGGAAACTTCAGGGATGCAGTGGCCTCTCATGAACAG CGTTTGCTTATCGCTAAAGAGTTTGGTGACCGGTCTGCAGAAAGGAGAGCCTACTGCAACCTGGGAAACGCTTGTATATTCCTTGGGGAGTTTGAGAGGGCTGCAGAACATTACAG GAAAGCTCTACAGCTGGCACGGCAGCTCAAGGATCTGGCGGTGGAGGCTCAGGCCTGCTACAGTCTGGGCAACACATACACACTGCTGCAGGACTATGAGAGAGCTATCGACTACCATCTCAAACATCTCATCATCGCTCAGGATCTCAATGACAG GATCGGAGAGGGCAGGGCCTGCTGGAGTTTGGGAAATGCACATACAGCACTAGGGAATCATGACCAGGCCATGCACTTTGCAGAAAAGCACTTGGAAATCGCAAAAGAG ACTGGTGATCGTAGTGGGGAGCTCACTGCTCGCATGAACGTCTCAGATCTTCAGATGGTCCTCGGCCTCAGTTACAGCACAAACAATTCAGTACTTTCTGAGAACAAAGAGATTGACTACAACCTGCACG gaGCCAGACCCAGGATGAGCCGACGGCACAGTATGGAGAACCTAGAGCTGATGAAACTCACACCTGACAAGATCAATGCAAAT GGTCAGAAGTGGACCAGTGACATCCTCTTCAAGCAGTCCAAATCATCACTGGCCAAGTCGTCCTCAAAGCTCTCCTTTGTCAATCGTTTCCGAGGAAAGAAGCACAAACTGCAGAGCAGCTCCAGTAAAATCCTGCAGGATACCAGCAACACACGGGAAGCTCCTCCAAACAAA CATGGGAGTAGTGACATGTTTGGAGACGAGGGCTTCTTTGATTTGCTGAGTCGTTTTCAGAGCAACAGGATGGATGACCAGCGGTGTGCCATACAGGATGGGAGAAGCCACCTGTCTGTCAATTCTAGCTCCGCTTCCCGGCCCACCACCCCACCTACAACCATCAGGAAAT CATTCTCAGAGTCGGCTGCATCTCCGGGTCAGGAGCCGTTTCTCAGACTCTTGGCCAGCGCTCAGGGCAGGAGGCTGGACGAGCAGAGGGCAGGAACAGGAAACAGTCTGCCCGGCCTGCGCACACTATCCGAACACAGCGGCACTAGCAGCAGACAGATGATCCTCAGCCAGGTCATGGCCAGCACAGACGCCACCGAACCCGACGACCAGTTCTTTGACATGCTCGTCAAGTGTCAG GGGTCTCGTCTTGATGATCAAAGGTGCGCCCCTCCTCCGCCCTCCTCTCGTGGCCCCACCGTCCCAGATGAAGACTTCTTCAGCCTCATCATGCGCTCGCAGGCCAAGAGGATGGACGAGCAGAGAGTCACGCTGCCCTCCTGCCGCTGA
- the gpsm2 gene encoding G-protein-signaling modulator 2 isoform X3, with protein MEASCLDLALEGERLCKVGDYSAGVSFFEAAMQVGTEDLQVLSAIYSQLGNAYFHLHDYSKALEFHHHDLTLTRTTGDRLGEAKASGNLGNTLKVLGRFDEAVVCCQRHLDIARELGDKVGQARALYNFGNVYHAKGKSVCWSGAEPGDFPEEVMIALRKAAEYYEANLCIVKELRDRAAQGRTYGNLGNTYYLLGNFRDAVASHEQRLLIAKEFGDRSAERRAYCNLGNACIFLGEFERAAEHYRKALQLARQLKDLAVEAQACYSLGNTYTLLQDYERAIDYHLKHLIIAQDLNDRIGEGRACWSLGNAHTALGNHDQAMHFAEKHLEIAKETGDRSGELTARMNVSDLQMVLGLSYSTNNSVLSENKEIDYNLHGARPRMSRRHSMENLELMKLTPDKINANGQKWTSDILFKQSKSSLAKSSSKLSFVNRFRGKKHKLQSSSSKILQDTSNTREAPPNKHGSSDMFGDEGFFDLLSRFQSNRMDDQRCAIQDGRSHLSVNSSSASRPTTPPTTIRKSFSESAASPGQEPFLRLLASAQGRRLDEQRAGTGNSLPGLRTLSEHSGTSSRQMILSQVMASTDATEPDDQFFDMLVKCQGSRLDDQRCAPPPPSSRGPTVPDEDFFSLIMRSQAKRMDEQRVTLPSCR; from the exons ATGGAGGCATCCTGTTTGGACCTGGCTCTGGAGGGGGAGCGTCTGTGTAAGGTGGGGGATTACAGTGCCGGCGTTTCTTTCTTCGAGGCCGCTATGCAGGTTGGCACAGAAGATCTACAGGTTCTGAGTGCCATCTACAGTCAACTGGGCAATGCCTACTTTCACTTGCACGACTACAGCAAAGCTCTGGAGTTCCACCACCATGATCTTACACTAACTAG AACCACCGGGGATCGGCTTGGTGAGGCCAAAGCCAGCGGTAACCTGGGGAACACATTAAAGGTTTTGGGACGCTTTGATGAAGCGGTGGTCTGCTGCCAGAGACATTTAGATATTGCCAGGGAACTGGGCGACAAG GTGGGACAGGCCAGAGCACTTTATAATTTTGGAAACGTGTACCACGCCAAAGGGAAGAGTGTCTGCTGGAGTGGAGCAGAACCTGGAGACTTTCCTGAGGAGGTCATGATAGCACTTAGAAAAGCCGCTGAGTACTACGA GGCGAACCTTTGTATTGTGAAGGAGCTCAGAGACAGAGCAGCACAGGGCAGAACTTACGGAAACCTGGGTAACACATACTACCTTCTAGGAAACTTCAGGGATGCAGTGGCCTCTCATGAACAG CGTTTGCTTATCGCTAAAGAGTTTGGTGACCGGTCTGCAGAAAGGAGAGCCTACTGCAACCTGGGAAACGCTTGTATATTCCTTGGGGAGTTTGAGAGGGCTGCAGAACATTACAG GAAAGCTCTACAGCTGGCACGGCAGCTCAAGGATCTGGCGGTGGAGGCTCAGGCCTGCTACAGTCTGGGCAACACATACACACTGCTGCAGGACTATGAGAGAGCTATCGACTACCATCTCAAACATCTCATCATCGCTCAGGATCTCAATGACAG GATCGGAGAGGGCAGGGCCTGCTGGAGTTTGGGAAATGCACATACAGCACTAGGGAATCATGACCAGGCCATGCACTTTGCAGAAAAGCACTTGGAAATCGCAAAAGAG ACTGGTGATCGTAGTGGGGAGCTCACTGCTCGCATGAACGTCTCAGATCTTCAGATGGTCCTCGGCCTCAGTTACAGCACAAACAATTCAGTACTTTCTGAGAACAAAGAGATTGACTACAACCTGCACG gaGCCAGACCCAGGATGAGCCGACGGCACAGTATGGAGAACCTAGAGCTGATGAAACTCACACCTGACAAGATCAATGCAAAT GGTCAGAAGTGGACCAGTGACATCCTCTTCAAGCAGTCCAAATCATCACTGGCCAAGTCGTCCTCAAAGCTCTCCTTTGTCAATCGTTTCCGAGGAAAGAAGCACAAACTGCAGAGCAGCTCCAGTAAAATCCTGCAGGATACCAGCAACACACGGGAAGCTCCTCCAAACAAA CATGGGAGTAGTGACATGTTTGGAGACGAGGGCTTCTTTGATTTGCTGAGTCGTTTTCAGAGCAACAGGATGGATGACCAGCGGTGTGCCATACAGGATGGGAGAAGCCACCTGTCTGTCAATTCTAGCTCCGCTTCCCGGCCCACCACCCCACCTACAACCATCAGGAAAT CATTCTCAGAGTCGGCTGCATCTCCGGGTCAGGAGCCGTTTCTCAGACTCTTGGCCAGCGCTCAGGGCAGGAGGCTGGACGAGCAGAGGGCAGGAACAGGAAACAGTCTGCCCGGCCTGCGCACACTATCCGAACACAGCGGCACTAGCAGCAGACAGATGATCCTCAGCCAGGTCATGGCCAGCACAGACGCCACCGAACCCGACGACCAGTTCTTTGACATGCTCGTCAAGTGTCAG GGGTCTCGTCTTGATGATCAAAGGTGCGCCCCTCCTCCGCCCTCCTCTCGTGGCCCCACCGTCCCAGATGAAGACTTCTTCAGCCTCATCATGCGCTCGCAGGCCAAGAGGATGGACGAGCAGAGAGTCACGCTGCCCTCCTGCCGCTGA
- the gpsm2 gene encoding G-protein-signaling modulator 2 isoform X1, protein MAASSAVVSMQNENRTFVHYRMEASCLDLALEGERLCKVGDYSAGVSFFEAAMQVGTEDLQVLSAIYSQLGNAYFHLHDYSKALEFHHHDLTLTRTTGDRLGEAKASGNLGNTLKVLGRFDEAVVCCQRHLDIARELGDKVGQARALYNFGNVYHAKGKSVCWSGAEPGDFPEEVMIALRKAAEYYEANLCIVKELRDRAAQGRTYGNLGNTYYLLGNFRDAVASHEQRLLIAKEFGDRSAERRAYCNLGNACIFLGEFERAAEHYRKALQLARQLKDLAVEAQACYSLGNTYTLLQDYERAIDYHLKHLIIAQDLNDRIGEGRACWSLGNAHTALGNHDQAMHFAEKHLEIAKETGDRSGELTARMNVSDLQMVLGLSYSTNNSVLSENKEIDYNLHGARPRMSRRHSMENLELMKLTPDKINANGQKWTSDILFKQSKSSLAKSSSKLSFVNRFRGKKHKLQSSSSKILQDTSNTREAPPNKHGSSDMFGDEGFFDLLSRFQSNRMDDQRCAIQDGRSHLSVNSSSASRPTTPPTTIRKSFSESAASPGQEPFLRLLASAQGRRLDEQRAGTGNSLPGLRTLSEHSGTSSRQMILSQVMASTDATEPDDQFFDMLVKCQGSRLDDQRCAPPPPSSRGPTVPDEDFFSLIMRSQAKRMDEQRVTLPSCR, encoded by the exons ATGGCTGCAAGCAGTGCAGTGGTTAGCATGCAGAATGAGAACCGGACCTTTGTCCACTACAG GATGGAGGCATCCTGTTTGGACCTGGCTCTGGAGGGGGAGCGTCTGTGTAAGGTGGGGGATTACAGTGCCGGCGTTTCTTTCTTCGAGGCCGCTATGCAGGTTGGCACAGAAGATCTACAGGTTCTGAGTGCCATCTACAGTCAACTGGGCAATGCCTACTTTCACTTGCACGACTACAGCAAAGCTCTGGAGTTCCACCACCATGATCTTACACTAACTAG AACCACCGGGGATCGGCTTGGTGAGGCCAAAGCCAGCGGTAACCTGGGGAACACATTAAAGGTTTTGGGACGCTTTGATGAAGCGGTGGTCTGCTGCCAGAGACATTTAGATATTGCCAGGGAACTGGGCGACAAG GTGGGACAGGCCAGAGCACTTTATAATTTTGGAAACGTGTACCACGCCAAAGGGAAGAGTGTCTGCTGGAGTGGAGCAGAACCTGGAGACTTTCCTGAGGAGGTCATGATAGCACTTAGAAAAGCCGCTGAGTACTACGA GGCGAACCTTTGTATTGTGAAGGAGCTCAGAGACAGAGCAGCACAGGGCAGAACTTACGGAAACCTGGGTAACACATACTACCTTCTAGGAAACTTCAGGGATGCAGTGGCCTCTCATGAACAG CGTTTGCTTATCGCTAAAGAGTTTGGTGACCGGTCTGCAGAAAGGAGAGCCTACTGCAACCTGGGAAACGCTTGTATATTCCTTGGGGAGTTTGAGAGGGCTGCAGAACATTACAG GAAAGCTCTACAGCTGGCACGGCAGCTCAAGGATCTGGCGGTGGAGGCTCAGGCCTGCTACAGTCTGGGCAACACATACACACTGCTGCAGGACTATGAGAGAGCTATCGACTACCATCTCAAACATCTCATCATCGCTCAGGATCTCAATGACAG GATCGGAGAGGGCAGGGCCTGCTGGAGTTTGGGAAATGCACATACAGCACTAGGGAATCATGACCAGGCCATGCACTTTGCAGAAAAGCACTTGGAAATCGCAAAAGAG ACTGGTGATCGTAGTGGGGAGCTCACTGCTCGCATGAACGTCTCAGATCTTCAGATGGTCCTCGGCCTCAGTTACAGCACAAACAATTCAGTACTTTCTGAGAACAAAGAGATTGACTACAACCTGCACG gaGCCAGACCCAGGATGAGCCGACGGCACAGTATGGAGAACCTAGAGCTGATGAAACTCACACCTGACAAGATCAATGCAAAT GGTCAGAAGTGGACCAGTGACATCCTCTTCAAGCAGTCCAAATCATCACTGGCCAAGTCGTCCTCAAAGCTCTCCTTTGTCAATCGTTTCCGAGGAAAGAAGCACAAACTGCAGAGCAGCTCCAGTAAAATCCTGCAGGATACCAGCAACACACGGGAAGCTCCTCCAAACAAA CATGGGAGTAGTGACATGTTTGGAGACGAGGGCTTCTTTGATTTGCTGAGTCGTTTTCAGAGCAACAGGATGGATGACCAGCGGTGTGCCATACAGGATGGGAGAAGCCACCTGTCTGTCAATTCTAGCTCCGCTTCCCGGCCCACCACCCCACCTACAACCATCAGGAAAT CATTCTCAGAGTCGGCTGCATCTCCGGGTCAGGAGCCGTTTCTCAGACTCTTGGCCAGCGCTCAGGGCAGGAGGCTGGACGAGCAGAGGGCAGGAACAGGAAACAGTCTGCCCGGCCTGCGCACACTATCCGAACACAGCGGCACTAGCAGCAGACAGATGATCCTCAGCCAGGTCATGGCCAGCACAGACGCCACCGAACCCGACGACCAGTTCTTTGACATGCTCGTCAAGTGTCAG GGGTCTCGTCTTGATGATCAAAGGTGCGCCCCTCCTCCGCCCTCCTCTCGTGGCCCCACCGTCCCAGATGAAGACTTCTTCAGCCTCATCATGCGCTCGCAGGCCAAGAGGATGGACGAGCAGAGAGTCACGCTGCCCTCCTGCCGCTGA